In Anoplopoma fimbria isolate UVic2021 breed Golden Eagle Sablefish chromosome 12, Afim_UVic_2022, whole genome shotgun sequence, one DNA window encodes the following:
- the si:dkey-72l14.3 gene encoding LOW QUALITY PROTEIN: glyco_hydro_56 domain-containing protein (The sequence of the model RefSeq protein was modified relative to this genomic sequence to represent the inferred CDS: deleted 1 base in 1 codon) produces MACAGPGSRPDPRPQPKPTPHNLRTKDTFSSAILQVQPPVLLPLLLLLAAFADLGVAGPPQPACPPLLSGQPFIIFWGIPDSSCSGRPDPRYFGMEREGRVAVFYEDKLGNYPYFIDKDTPVNGGLPQHTRLDNHLQKTQQDLEAALPAPRYLGLGVLRWAEWVPQWSRSRERQAMYLEASRNLLKSFFPNWTPEEVEKWSQVDFEAAAQSVMTETLREVKRLRPKALWGVSPYPSCYNGDPAQTMLANYTGQCPATEMALNDELLWLWKRCSALYPLLTLEKLQSGSSGASLYLSSQIREALRVSSLTGSVSDLPVFPLVKSVYASTNTFLSQADLVSTIGESAAMGTAGVVIWEKSETKTERECQDLAEFVRKVLGPYSINVTMATRLCSASLCQGKGRCVRQNPESSVYLHLPLPSEVVEKVTEKEEAAKATDEPDTNTKPAEPDPAEIWKKDFQCQWYKTADGDVSDQQSPKDGASVGGTLKENTGDVLGTTATSTTKGASVIELRGSGSPGTRSPTPLLEVTTGGGTNSLSAPNLYVLLLLVAGSLCLEP; encoded by the exons ATGGCGTGTGCTGGGCCAGGGTCGCGTCCGGACCCAAGGCCTCAACCAAAACCAACACCTCACAATTTAAGGACTAAGGACACTTTTTCATCAGCTATCCTTCAAGTCCAGCCTCCAGTTTTACTGCCCCTCCTTCTTCTGCTTGCTGCCTTTGCGGACCTGGGTGTTGCTGGTCCACCGCAACCAGCTTGCCCCCCTCTCCTGTCTGGACAGCCTTTCATCATCTTCTGGGGAATCCCTGACTCTTCCTGCTCTGGTCGGCCAGATCCTAGATATTTTGGGATGGAACGGGAGGGCCGTGTGGCCGTCTTTTATGAGGACAAACTGGGGAATTACCCTTATTTTATAGACAAAGACACACCGGTCAATGGGGGGCTACCACAGCACACACGGCTGGACAACCATCTCCAGAAGACACAGCAGGACTTGGAGGCAGCTTTACCTGCCCCGAGGTACCTTGGGCTGGGGGTGCTGCGCTGGGCAGAGTGGGTCCCCCAGTGGTCAAGGAGCCGAGAGAGGCAGGCGATGTATCTGGAGGCATCGCGAAACCTGCTGAAGAGTTTCTTTCCTAACTGGACCCCGGAGGAGGTGGAAAAGTGGTCACAG GTGGACTTCGAGGCAGCAGCCCAGTCAGTAATGACGGAAACTCTACGGGAGGTCAAAAGGTTAAGGCCCAAAGCATTATGGGGCGTCTCCCCTTACCCCAGCTGTTACAATGGCGATCCCGCCCAAACCATGTTGGCTAATTACACCGGCCAGTGCCCTGCTACGGAGATGGCCCTCAACGATGAGCTTCTGTGGCTATGGAAACGATGCTCCGCCCTTTACCCTCTCCTCACCCTGGAGAAGCTGCAG AGTGGGAGCTCTGGAGCCAGTCTTTACTTGTCCAGTCAAATCAGAGAAGCACTACGAGTATCATCCCTGACTGGGTCTGTGTCGGATCTTCCTGTATTCCCATTGGTCAAGAGCGTCTATGCCTCAACTAACACTTTCCTGTCACAG GCAGACCTGGTTAGCACCATAGGAGAGAGTGCTGCCATGGGAACAGCCGGAGTTGTCATCTGGGAGAAGAGTGAGACTAAGACGGAG AGAGAGTGTCAAGACCTGGCAGAGTTTGTCCGCAAGGTCCTGGGACCCTACTCCATCAACGTAACCATGGCAACTCGCCTCTGCTCAGCCTCTCTCTGCCAGGGAAAGGGCCGATGCGTC CGTCAAAATCCAGAGAGCTCCGTCTACCTCCACCTCCCACTGCCATCCGAGGTGGTGGAGAAGGTGACGGAAAAG GAAGAGGCAGCAAAAGCCACAGATGAGCCGGACACAAACACTAAACCGGCTGAACCGGACCCAGCTGAGATCTGGAAGAAGGACTTCCAATGCCAGTGGTACAAGACTGCAGACGGGGACGTCTCAGACCAGCAGTCTCCCAAAGACGGAGCATCTGTTGGGGGTACATTAAAGGAAAATACTGGTGATGTATTGGGGACTACAGCAACTTCTACAACTAAAGGTGCCTCTGTGATCGAGTTGAGAGGAAGCGGTTCACCTGGTACCAGAAGCCCAACGCCTTTACTTGAAGTAACTACAGGTGGTGGAACAAATTCACTGAGTGCCCCAAACCTCTACGTTCTGCTGTTGCTGGTGGCTGGAAGTCTTTGCCTGGAACCTTAA
- the borcs6 gene encoding BLOC-1 related complex subunit 6 isoform X2 encodes MSLSPVIGTEVPETANGDVTPISSENGPHVPVPVKCGGSRVPCPGEASEDGALGHTENHVDAENRICDGEGHLFTETYNNGSTSTSLSLHTSHVTDASLPAASCTADSEDWESGSKDTDIHEASNNVEPPDAALLWDPAQQAHSKEPSQRGGPTATGRQQTETETLDGDTDSRDEEEDGEKEKQDEEDDEKNEKKWINQRAVGRKEVESSRHYSSSAPGPSTSSSSSTPPPLLPSDDIPCPPHVMAQVWVRNVRGMQDSKSLDEISQSCGADCSGPIYRSRGLSRRPADIPPIDPAVLVDLQRHTQEVAHSVEMMMRSLNGTIQNMTALSVGYIQTYRDSVDSLGESVDMSIKGMYTLMARCEELDRSMQPIHTLAAQIRDIKRTLDALEAICK; translated from the exons ATGAGTCTCTCCCCTGTGATTGGCACAGAAGTGCCAGAAACAGCTAACGGGGATGTGACACCCATCTCTTCAGAGAACGGCCCTCACGTGCCGGTCCCGGTGAAATGTGGGGGGAGCAGAGTGCCCTGTCCTGGGGAGGCATCAGAGGATGGAGCCCTTGGACACACAGAGAACCACGTAGATGCGGAAAACAGAATTTGCGATGGGGAAGGCCACTTGTTCACAGAGACGTACAATAATGGGAGTACATCTACTAGTTTATCGCTGCACACCTCTCATGTGACAGACGCATCACTCCCTGCTGCCTCCTGCACAGCAGACTCAGAAGACTGGGAATCAGGCTCCAAAGACACAGACATTCATGAGGCCTCTAACAATGTTGAGCCTCCTGATGCAGCTCTGTTGTGGGACCCAGCACAGCAAGCACACTCCAAAGAGCCATCTCAGCGAGGAGGCCCTACCGCTACAGGCAGACAgcagacggagacagagactTTAGATGGAGACACTGACAGTCGagacgaggaggaagatggagagaaggagaaacaggatgaggaggacgatgagaaaaatgaaaagaagtgGATTAATCAGCGTGCAGTAGGGAGAAAAGAGGTGGAG TCTTCACGTCACTACTCCTCCTCGGCCCCTGGTCCCAGCacctcgtcctcttcctctactccacctcctcttcttccctcagACGATATCCCCTGCCCTCCCCACGTCATGGCCCAGGTTTGGGTACGCAACGTCAGGGGGATGCAGGACAGCAAGAGCCTGGATGAAATCAGCCAATCTTGTGGAG CGGACTGTTCAGGTCCCATCTACCGCAGCCGGGGGTTGTCACGGAGACCAGCAGACATCCCGCCTATTGATCCAGCTGTCCTAGTGGATCTTCAGAGACACACTCAGGAAGTGGCGCACAGTGTGGAGATGATGATGCGAAGCCTCAATGGAACTATCCAGAAT ATGACAGCTCTGAGTGTGGGCTACATCCAGACCTACAGAGACTCAGTTGACAGCTTGGGGGAGTCTGTGGACATGAGTATAAAG GGCATGTACACACTGATGGCTCGCTGCGAGGAGTTGGATCGTTCCATGCAGCCCATACACACCCTGGCAGCCCAGATCCGTGACATCAAACGCACCCTAGACGCTCTGGAGGCGATCTGCAAGTAA
- the borcs6 gene encoding BLOC-1 related complex subunit 6 isoform X1, producing MSLSPVIGTEVPETANGDVTPISSENGPHVPVPVKCGGSRVPCPGEASEDGALGHTENHVDAENRICDGEGHLFTETYNNGSTSTSLSLHTSHVTDASLPAASCTADSEDWESGSKDTDIHEASNNVEPPDAALLWDPAQQAHSKEPSQRGGPTATGRQQTETETLDGDTDSRDEEEDGEKEKQDEEDDEKNEKKWINQRAVGRKEVESSRHYSSSAPGPSTSSSSSTPPPLLPSDDIPCPPHVMAQVWVRNVRGMQDSKSLDEISQSCGGGSGARVGGRGGQSEGRRATISSALELEGTVSHEGDLTHFITKNLEQKIKLSSKPSLDCSDSDCSGPIYRSRGLSRRPADIPPIDPAVLVDLQRHTQEVAHSVEMMMRSLNGTIQNMTALSVGYIQTYRDSVDSLGESVDMSIKGMYTLMARCEELDRSMQPIHTLAAQIRDIKRTLDALEAICK from the exons ATGAGTCTCTCCCCTGTGATTGGCACAGAAGTGCCAGAAACAGCTAACGGGGATGTGACACCCATCTCTTCAGAGAACGGCCCTCACGTGCCGGTCCCGGTGAAATGTGGGGGGAGCAGAGTGCCCTGTCCTGGGGAGGCATCAGAGGATGGAGCCCTTGGACACACAGAGAACCACGTAGATGCGGAAAACAGAATTTGCGATGGGGAAGGCCACTTGTTCACAGAGACGTACAATAATGGGAGTACATCTACTAGTTTATCGCTGCACACCTCTCATGTGACAGACGCATCACTCCCTGCTGCCTCCTGCACAGCAGACTCAGAAGACTGGGAATCAGGCTCCAAAGACACAGACATTCATGAGGCCTCTAACAATGTTGAGCCTCCTGATGCAGCTCTGTTGTGGGACCCAGCACAGCAAGCACACTCCAAAGAGCCATCTCAGCGAGGAGGCCCTACCGCTACAGGCAGACAgcagacggagacagagactTTAGATGGAGACACTGACAGTCGagacgaggaggaagatggagagaaggagaaacaggatgaggaggacgatgagaaaaatgaaaagaagtgGATTAATCAGCGTGCAGTAGGGAGAAAAGAGGTGGAG TCTTCACGTCACTACTCCTCCTCGGCCCCTGGTCCCAGCacctcgtcctcttcctctactccacctcctcttcttccctcagACGATATCCCCTGCCCTCCCCACGTCATGGCCCAGGTTTGGGTACGCAACGTCAGGGGGATGCAGGACAGCAAGAGCCTGGATGAAATCAGCCAATCTTGTGGAG GTGGTTCAGGGGCCCGGGTAGGGGGCAGAGGTGGCCAGTCAGAGGGGCGGAGGGCCACAATCTCCTCAGCTCTGGAGCTAGAAGGGACAGTCAGCCATGAGGGTGACCTGACTCATTTTATCACCAAGAACCTggagcagaaaataaaactgagCTCCAAGCCCAGTCTGGACTGCAGTGACT CGGACTGTTCAGGTCCCATCTACCGCAGCCGGGGGTTGTCACGGAGACCAGCAGACATCCCGCCTATTGATCCAGCTGTCCTAGTGGATCTTCAGAGACACACTCAGGAAGTGGCGCACAGTGTGGAGATGATGATGCGAAGCCTCAATGGAACTATCCAGAAT ATGACAGCTCTGAGTGTGGGCTACATCCAGACCTACAGAGACTCAGTTGACAGCTTGGGGGAGTCTGTGGACATGAGTATAAAG GGCATGTACACACTGATGGCTCGCTGCGAGGAGTTGGATCGTTCCATGCAGCCCATACACACCCTGGCAGCCCAGATCCGTGACATCAAACGCACCCTAGACGCTCTGGAGGCGATCTGCAAGTAA